aaattcttgattAGTTTCTACTGGATCCTCCACCCCTTAATGATCAGTATGCATATTTCAGTGTCAATTTGTATACTGAAAAGAATGAGAAAAttgtataaatattcataaatGCAAGTGATTTGAAATGCTCATTCATGAAAGGTTTCGTGTATCTGTTAAAATCAGATTTTTTAGCTATAATCTTTTATCTGCTTTTTGGATAGTTAAAAAACTATAATaattagataatataaGATTATATGGTCCTTTGTACTTTAAGTTATAAGAATGTCGATGTTTGTAAAAAATGCTGCTGCTAGTTACCTGGGTGAATTTAATGGAGGGAGAAATCCATTCACTGAAGAATACGAGGTTCAGGAAAAATCCAGACTTCATGGAACAGTTCGTGCAGTGATTAAAAGTAGAGATAAGCCCATTCCAGAATATATTCCCTCTGAAATTCAACACATGATTAAATCTGTTAGAAAAAAAGCTTATCGAAGAGAATTAATGTTTCGAGTTTCTGgaattaaatttggatGGCTGAATGTTCTACAGTTGCTCCCTGTAGTTGGTGGACTTATTGGGCTCTATTTCCAATATAGTTTAATCCTAGAAATTCAAGAGGTTATTGGTAAGATTCCAGCAGATCTAAAGGCCAAATTTtcctttaatattattgttgattTTTTGTTAAACTTAATACCCATTATTGGTGATTTCTTAAGTGCCCTATACAAGCCAAATTGTAGAAATGTAATGGCTTTGGAAGCTCATTTGGATAATCAATATAGGCCAGGTAAATCAGAAGgtttcttttcttctttaaccCATCATAGCAAAAAAACTGAAGATTACCCGCCATCATCAGTTGATACTAAAGTTGATATTCTATCTGGAGCTAATACTATAAATAGTTCAGCATTTAAGCCTTCAGAACCACCAGTATATTCTCCTACAGATCCAGCTAGTAGTGACAGTACAAGAATTCCAACTAGCGGTTTATCTGCTCGTGCGGCTGGGTCGCCTGCACATATTAACACTAATACAAGAAAACCAACTTCTAGTAAGTGATTAGAGCCTTCTAGTTAATTGTTTGTTCTTTTAATGTATTTTCCATATTCTAGTAAGCCGCATTGGGAtctaattaattatttaattgtttgtattatttttctaatgaatatatattatctggaaattttaatagttAATGTTTCAAACTGTGCAAGTACATTATCATATTTCAGCTACcaagatttgaaattgtttaCATTCTGTCTATAGGCGTTATTCCTAAAATTCTTAAACCATTATGCAAGATATGCCTTGCAGAAGAATATAAAGCTAATCTTGCTTTGGCAATTCTTTTCTCTTCATTATCCACCCAAAGTGTTTTATAACAACTGGATATTTGATGAGTCAAACgaaacaaatataatacCACCGTAGATGGTTCTGAATTTTCTAATGCCTTAGATAATACTGTTGGGTATTGTGCCATTATTCTTACTAATTCGATTGCTTCTttatcatctaataatgaaaaatcaaGGTTAgtcaaaatatttctcaTATACACTTgatttttatcttcaatagACTTAAGTCTGCAATGTGAATACTGTAAATATGGGCCTGTATCACCTTCGAATGAAAGCATTCTATTCCAGGAAAATTCATAATTAGTCGCCCTTTTAGATTGCATATCCTGTATCATTACCCCAGAAATTCCAACTTTATCTGCAGTTTCCTTTggatttttaatttgttttaatttgtcCTGGTCCTTTATCATTTGAGCATACATTTTTTCTTGAGCTTCATTTAGAATAGTATCTAGGAACACCACTTTACCTTTTCTGGTTGACATACCTTTCACCATTCCAAATGAAATATGTTCTAATTTGTTGACCCAATCAAAGTTCATGAGCTTTAACGTTGCAAGTAATTGTCGAAAATAAAAGTCTTGTTGGCATGCAACTACATAGATCATTTTATCAAACttgtatttattatacCTCTCAAGTGCTTCACCTATATCCCTAGAAAGATATATTGAGGTTTTGTCCGACTTTTGTAAGATCGCTAGACCTAAGTCCTCCTCTATAGTAGTTAAGTTAACCACCATGGCGccatctttttttttcaataaatgaTCCTCTTTTAATCTATTGATTACGTATTCTATTGTTTTCTTAGGCACCTTTGATTCCCCGCAATAACTATCATATTCAATATTCAAACGAGAATAagtttcaatatatttatcaatagaTAATGACCGAAAGTTCCTCCAGATATCCAGAGCTTCTTCATCTCCATTTTCCATTCTTTCAAAAAACTGTTTGGCCTCCCGATCAGTTTTACGGTGAATGTCTGGGAGATCATTTTCTCTTGCAATATCTTGGCTTATTTTGACGTATATCTCGAACAAATGATTAATAGGGtcctttaaaaaatcttcTTTAACTCcgtatttttcaaatccaaCGGCTAATAAGCCAAATTGTTTTCCCCAATCTCCTAAATAGTTTAATTTTGTAACTGACCAACCCATTGTATCATAcaaatttgataaaaatccACCTATAATTGTCGACCTTAAATGGCCAGCATGAAAGGGCTTTGCAATATTTGGGGACGAAAATTCGATAATTACTTTCTTACCTTTACCTTCATTATATCTCccaaaattttctttttcagtCAATACTTTTGGTAGAAGTGTTtggtatatatatagtggattaagaaatatttgaatgaatGCGTTATGAGCAACAATcgttttaatatatttagaaCTAGGAATAGTGTTAACCAGTTTTTTTCCAAGTTCTGTGTAGTTTGTACCTATTAGTCGTAACTTGGGCAAtggtaaaattaaatcacCTAATGTCGTCTTTTTAGGTATATCAATTGCATCATGTACTAAGCTAGTATCAATTCCAAGTTGAGTTGCAATATGATTCGTAATAAACAGTTTGGGTTTTTCAAAAACATCTTTCTCATCACGTGCATATGATgtattatctttaatttttgaattctgagaatagttttttttattgtgtAGACAGCACAactcatatttttttgttgttaGGACACTGTTATTGTATCTATTCTTATTAGTATATAAGCATCTCCTTAAGGAATAAGTAGTTAAAGTCTTTAGGATTAACCTATTATAcgatttatatattctcGTTAATTGCAGATATCTGAAGCCAGCATTTTTGgtaaatattatcatttgaaatGGTTATTGCAGCAATAATCACTAtctgttaaaaaaaattggagatattttgttaaaatcacgattatttttttagtaaatTAGGGGTATCTTCTTAGGCGTTGCCATGAAAAATCTCTTTAAATGTTAAACTAgatctttcttttcttcatttagGGTCTCGGTATCTTAACTAAATAATATCTAGAGGAAGCCTAATAGAAATTCGATTATTtcagattttttaaaaagcGCGTaagatataaataattactGTCCAATATTTACTAGTATGTATGTCTATGAATAGATTATGGTTAGTGCGtaataattatagaaaaaaaggagaaaaaattaaattaaaatcatacataatgaaattttataaatctAAAGAATGTATAAAGTAATAtctttgaagaaaaatcattgaaaatcgttaaaaattaaaagagaCCATTGAAAGGTTAATAAGAGATTAGGAGAATGTGCAGAAAAAGTAGAAtgcaaaaaattaaaaatgaaattagaGAGAAAGGAATATTAGTCAAAATACAGgaaaatttttgtaatttggacttttatcaaaaaattaaaattagaaagaTCAGAAAGTGGAATGCAAATTAAGTtttacaataaaaaaatcataattGGATAATAATCAAGTTTATTTACCAAACATTTTCTTCCAAGCTGGTTGATCATCATTGGCCATAGCAGCAACATCATAATCAGCACCTCTTTCAGATGGTGGAACCCAAGAGGCGGATTTCCATGGTAAGACACCTTCTTCCCACATAACGTTGACATCTTCCAAAACCATACCTTTAGTTTCTGGAACAAAGAAGAAAACGTAAAACCAGGCGAAAACTAAACAACCTAAGAAAACGTAACCGTAGTAGAAGTTAATAGCACCAGTAATGAAAACGGTGAAGAAACCAATAGCAAAGTTCCACATTTGGTTGGAAACAGTAGCTAAAGCCATACCCTTGGCCTTAACCTTCAATGGGAAAGATTCAGAAATAATAACGAATGGAACTGGAGCCCATGAAGTAGCGAaacagaaaataaagaaacaGGAGAAACAAATCATACAGTTACCAGCACCTTGAGAAGTGACACCACCGTTCTTACCCTTTGGCCATAATCTAGTAACACCAACAGAAGCAAAGACAACCATACAACAGGTCATACCAGCGGCACCCCACAATAAACAAGTTCTTCTACCGAATCTATCAACTAAATACAAGGCAACAAAAGTGGAGAAGAAATTAACAACACCAAAAACAATAGAAGTTTCATAACCATCTTCTAAACCGACAGCCTTGAAAATCAAAGTACCATAgtagaagaaataattagCACCAGTCAATTGTTGCAAAGCTAATAACATAATACCGTTGATAACTCTTGGAAGAATCTTGTGTTTAGTATCCAACATATCACCCCAGGTGGCGGTACCTTCAGCTCTTTCCTTGTCGACAGCAGCTTGAATTTCATCAGCTTCCAAAATAACAGCTGGATCATCTGGAGAAACCTTGTTGGACTTGGCAATAGAACGTTTACCATCTTCGTATCTACCCTTTTCAATCAAGAATCTTGGAGATTCTGGAACGAATAACATGGCACCGACTAAAAACAAACACCAAGCAAATTGTAAACCTAATGGGACTCTCCATTGACGAGAatcatcatattttttagtaCCGTAGTTAGCACAGTAACCTAAGAAAATACCCATGGTAATCATCAATTGGTAACAGGAGACCATAGCACCTCTTAAATGTTTTGGAGAGACTTCGGAAATCAACATAGGAGATgaaatagcaataatacCACAACCTAGACCAGCAACAATTCTACCAATCATATATTGGTACCAAGCCTTAACAGAAgcaatttgaataatagtACCGACGACGAAAATAATAGaagcaataataatagccATACGACGACCATACATATCACCCAAACGACCTAAGAAGAAACAACCAATGGCTTGACCAATGTTGAACATGGAAGTCAGCAAACCAGTTCTAACCTTGGACAAATAACGAGTGCCAGAACCACTGGTAGAACCAAATCTAGCCAAGAAATCAGTATGAGATTCAAAACCACCAATGGTACCAGAATCCCAACCAGAAATGTAACCACCGAATGCAACCATGACACACATGATACAGACTGATAAATAGGCAGAGGCTGGTTTCTTTGGGATATCAATAGCAGCTTCTGGGGTTAAAGATCCAGTATcagaaaattcttttttcatatCATCGTCTCTGTTAGAGTAGGAACCGGATACCATTGATTGGGATTCAATGGCACCTTCAATTTCCGTGGCGATGTCAGTTTGTTCTACAGGATGAGTTTTGTCGTATTCAGACatgattaatatttgtttgaataataatcttgATGTGTTGTCTTGATGTATAAcattaaagaaagaaaagttgtgataaaaatgaatttagATCAAATAATGTGAGGTATTtatacaaatttttttcgatATTTTTCATGAATTGTCCATTCTTTTGATATCGGATTTGGACTTCAAGTTGTTATACTTACGTTTCTTTGTCTTATGCCTATTAAAGCCAAGGCTTTTAGGAATACTGTTATTTCAATCTGCATGATTTCTACAGAGCTTACGAATTAGGTGATATATCCTATGCAACTTGAAAATAGCTAACCTAGTCATTAAAGTGCAAGATTCTAATATATCTATTCTCTGGAGAAACGAAGAAACTCTTGTAGGAGCAAGTATCTTTCgaagaaaatattctagttttcaaatttttatatctggggaaaaactaaaaaatacCTCACATCAGTTCACACATTGTGATGAAGTCAGCCAAGACAGGAAACATGTCAGCCGGCAGATACTGGAATATCTTGTTGTTTTTCCCTATAGTTTCCTATACTGGAAATACCCCAGGTTGTTCCAGGTTCAAGGCTTCAAAAGACCCCACTTTCTGAACACTAGAACAAACTTTTTCCGTACCAAGTTGAACCAGCATACAGAGTGCACCGACTCCACTCGAATCTGGGGAGAACAGACATCCCTGGAGAACTTATAGAAACTAAGTAGCTGGAGAATCTGGAGCACCCAGATCAAACGAGTCTTGTTTTTCCGTTGCTACGGGTCTCGTGTGGCGGTAGGCAATTGATGGAATGTCCTTCGGGGAACTGTAATCCGACTGGTATTGATTGACCTTACTTGGCTcggaaaaataatatcgGGCAGGAATTTCTTCGGAAAAATTGCTACAGGAAAAATACTACAGGAGATCTACGGCATTCCATACTAAGAAAATTGCAGTTTTAGGAAGGAGACCACGTAGAAAGTAGTCAAGGAATATTCTTTGTATTCTATTTTGTTTAACAAGTGTGTGTGTCAGTACTACCACAAAATTagttgaaattatttcttgtaCTTTTTAGAAATCCGGATTTTGTTAGGACATCGGAATATCTTTATTGTACGAAGGCAGTAGAGCAGTGTACAATCTTCAGTTAATTATTGTcgagaaaaaaattgctATATTTTATCCGGTATGGTTTCTCCTACTTGGTAACTAATACAATTTGGTCTACAAAATTTCTTGAAACACTTATTTCCGTCTTAAATTTACTGGGCGGAAGTTACATGTATTGTTAAAACAATAACTAATATGTAGAGGAATAGGcattcattaaattattataaaatcaAACTGAGAAATTGGTCactattaaaataattgaatttacaATGGTATCATTGTCGGACAAATATTTGTCACAATATTGATAGAACTAGTTTTGATCTTTCTGTCGTACATATGAATTATGAGGTATTGTTTGTATCAACACTTGTCTtcgaaaatattatatgtTATTGGTATAgttcttcaattttatcCAGTATTTGtgtttttaaaaagttctttttttcaaatggataaaagattttttttactttctGTAACTACacttttattcatttttggAAGCTTTTTCTTATCTTTATCAAGAAGAACATTCTAATCTTTTGGTTTTATGAACCTCTCTTACTCGAACCTAGATATCTGTAGTCTTGACGCCAGAATTTAGTTCCATAGTTATAATCTAACAAAAGTCTTCGtctatttaaattatatcgAACAAAtgccaaaaaaaattacagtatatttttactttaacTAAATTATTTCATATAACATATTATAGTGAATGATCCTCAAGGCTCTATATATTGTAAAAggaataaatattcttaaaGGTATATTAGTAGTCAGGTGCCGAATtatgtatttattattgttttgttATTCCAACACTCAatcaattttgaaaatttaagtCTTAACGAAAAAAACGATAAATAGcgaataaaaaaaaaaagatgtGTAGAGactattatttaattttaaaacattaatcttggatatattttatattatacaaTAAATTCTAAGACAGAATGGGATATTTAACATTTAAACGAAAATTTATCGCAAGTATAagttgtattaatattagagtCCGACATTATttagagaataattctgtTGTTAATAGTAAAGTTATATTATAGAAACCTCCTACCCTTCTAAGTAGgagtaaaatatataaaaataaatataagaaataCAAACTTATAAACGAATTTATGCAGGCTATTTATAAGTTTCAATTTTGGACGAGAAGAGCCAATTCATGTTCTATACCTAATGAAAATAGTTTCACTTAGCTTACCTGTTTAGTGTATCatgataattataattagatatataatattatgacACATCATTTACTTCAATAGTTAATCTTATGACACATGAATTACCTAATTGGgattttattagtattattatttgtacaTCATACTCTTCTATTATTCCTAAACTAGTAATTATTACTTGTTTACGCATAAAGAcctattatatttattaacattcattttcaacaaaaatattgagGCATCAAAAGAGTATGAAGtgatatatattaaaaatcatAACTACTTAACTAACGTCTGACTAACTATCAGTATTGCTGCTCACCCTTCTTAAAATTAAccagttaaaaaaataggagtttttttctttttatataaaataatagatgAAATATCCCTCCAATCTTAAagtaatgaaaatttatgaAGAATGACTTCATAGAGACAtctatatagatatattatcaaaatttcgAAAACTTAATTTTAAAGTAGCTCAAAGTTTGTTATAGATATTGATTTACTAACGACAGAATTTTACCAAAATAAAGAAGCTTGCACATTTCTTATAACAATCCACTTATTAGTTGTTTGAAGTGTTTTTTCATAAAAAcatgaaataaaaagatataaaaaaaaattgaaagttCTTCAAAGTTCAACAAATatgtaataaatttaaccagtaaaagttaaaaaaaagtcattattatttattatttgttatatttctttgttatttaagaatatctctgaattaaaaaaaagtaattataaaaattttaaaatcgTTAATTAATGTTTACTAAACATTTTCTTCCAAACTGGTTGATCATCCTTTGCCAGTTCATCAACATCATAAGTAGCACCTCTTTGAGAAGGTGGAACCCAAGAGGCAGATTTCCATGGTAAGACACCTTCTTCCCACATAACGTTAACATCCTCTAAAACTAATCCTTTAGTTTCTGGGACAAAGAAAAAGACGTAGAACCAAGCAAACACCAAACAACCTAAGAAGACGTAACCATAATAGAAGTTAATAGCACCTGTAATAAATGGAGTGAAGAAACCAATAGCAAAGTTCCACATTTGATTGGAAACGGTACCCAATGCCATACCTTTTGTTTTCACTCTTAATGGGAATGATTCAGAAATGATGACAAATGGAATTGGTGCCCATGAGGTAGCGAAacagaaaatgaagaaacaTGCAAAACAAATCATACAATTACCTGCACCTTTTGAAGTGACACCACCATTTTCTCCATTAGGCCATAATTCAGTTACACCAACTGAAGCATAAACAACCATACAGCAGATCATACCGGTAGCACCCCATAACAAACAAGTTCTTCTACCGAATCTATCGACCACATACAAGGC
This genomic stretch from Henningerozyma blattae CBS 6284 chromosome 1, complete genome harbors:
- the TBLA0A03370 gene encoding DUF4112 domain-containing protein — its product is MSMFVKNAAASYLGEFNGGRNPFTEEYEVQEKSRLHGTVRAVIKSRDKPIPEYIPSEIQHMIKSVRKKAYRRELMFRVSGIKFGWLNVLQLLPVVGGLIGLYFQYSLILEIQEVIGKIPADLKAKFSFNIIVDFLLNLIPIIGDFLSALYKPNCRNVMALEAHLDNQYRPGKSEGFFSSLTHHSKKTEDYPPSSVDTKVDILSGANTINSSAFKPSEPPVYSPTDPASSDSTRIPTSGLSARAAGSPAHINTNTRKPTSSK
- the TBLA0A03380 gene encoding arginine--tRNA ligase (similar to Saccharomyces cerevisiae YDR341C and MSR1 (YHR091C); ancestral locus Anc_5.393), with the translated sequence MIIFTKNAGFRYLQLTRIYKSYNRLILKTLTTYSLRRCLYTNKNRYNNSVLTTKKYELCCLHNKKNYSQNSKIKDNTSYARDEKDVFEKPKLFITNHIATQLGIDTSLVHDAIDIPKKTTLGDLILPLPKLRLIGTNYTELGKKLVNTIPSSKYIKTIVAHNAFIQIFLNPLYIYQTLLPKVLTEKENFGRYNEGKGKKVIIEFSSPNIAKPFHAGHLRSTIIGGFLSNLYDTMGWSVTKLNYLGDWGKQFGLLAVGFEKYGVKEDFLKDPINHLFEIYVKISQDIARENDLPDIHRKTDREAKQFFERMENGDEEALDIWRNFRSLSIDKYIETYSRLNIEYDSYCGESKVPKKTIEYVINRLKEDHLLKKKDGAMVVNLTTIEEDLGLAILQKSDKTSIYLSRDIGEALERYNKYKFDKMIYVVACQQDFYFRQLLATLKLMNFDWVNKLEHISFGMVKGMSTRKGKVVFLDTILNEAQEKMYAQMIKDQDKLKQIKNPKETADKVGISGVMIQDMQSKRATNYEFSWNRMLSFEGDTGPYLQYSHCRLKSIEDKNQVYMRNILTNLDFSLLDDKEAIELVRIMAQYPTVLSKALENSEPSTVVLYLFRLTHQISSCYKTLWVDNEEKRIAKARLALYSSARHILHNGLRILGITPIDRM
- the TBLA0A03390 gene encoding sugar porter family MFS transporter (similar to Saccharomyces cerevisiae HXT7 (YDR342C) and HXT4 (YHR092C); ancestral locus Anc_5.394), translated to MSEYDKTHPVEQTDIATEIEGAIESQSMVSGSYSNRDDDMKKEFSDTGSLTPEAAIDIPKKPASAYLSVCIMCVMVAFGGYISGWDSGTIGGFESHTDFLARFGSTSGSGTRYLSKVRTGLLTSMFNIGQAIGCFFLGRLGDMYGRRMAIIIASIIFVVGTIIQIASVKAWYQYMIGRIVAGLGCGIIAISSPMLISEVSPKHLRGAMVSCYQLMITMGIFLGYCANYGTKKYDDSRQWRVPLGLQFAWCLFLVGAMLFVPESPRFLIEKGRYEDGKRSIAKSNKVSPDDPAVILEADEIQAAVDKERAEGTATWGDMLDTKHKILPRVINGIMLLALQQLTGANYFFYYGTLIFKAVGLEDGYETSIVFGVVNFFSTFVALYLVDRFGRRTCLLWGAAGMTCCMVVFASVGVTRLWPKGKNGGVTSQGAGNCMICFSCFFIFCFATSWAPVPFVIISESFPLKVKAKGMALATVSNQMWNFAIGFFTVFITGAINFYYGYVFLGCLVFAWFYVFFFVPETKGMVLEDVNVMWEEGVLPWKSASWVPPSERGADYDVAAMANDDQPAWKKMFGK